The following coding sequences are from one Diospyros lotus cultivar Yz01 chromosome 7, ASM1463336v1, whole genome shotgun sequence window:
- the LOC127806989 gene encoding putative glycerol-3-phosphate transporter 5, translated as MPGETLTLAPPGFNLFQFLKSPDKTLTFHQISVLVITFAAYAAFHASRKPPSIVKSILAPQSGDHSTGNAAGWRPFNGPHGAHRLGELDLAFLSAYAAGMYFAGHVGDRIDLRVFLTTGMMGSGILTMVFGFGYWLEVHDLGFFVLVQVVCGLFQSIGWPCVVAVVGNWFGKSKRGLIMGVWNSHTSVGNIIGSVVASSVLGFGWGWSFVFPGIFIILVGIVVYLFLVVNPEDVGLELPGKEIEMNVEGVPLVDAEELESGEAGLHQSQNSDSLAAIGFLEAWRLPNVAPFAFCLFFSKLVAYTFLYWLPFYIRHTAVAGVHFSHKNAGILSTIFDIGGVSGGVLAGYISDMIEARGVTSVIFLLLSIPALVAYRSYGSISMFANIVLMFLSGLLVNGPYALITTAVAADLGTQSLIKGNSRALATVTAIIDGTGSIGAALGPLLAGYISTRGWNSVFFMLIVSISFAALLLINVVKTEIKGKLSEGKLLGLGTSIAAQ; from the exons ATGCCGGgagaaaccctaaccctagctCCGCCCGGCTTCAACCTCTTCCAGTTCCTCAAATCACCAGATAAAACCCTAACTTTCCATCAAATCTCCGTCCTCGTCATCACATTCGCCGCCTACGCCGCCTTCCACGCCTCTCGAAAGCCTCCCAGCATCGTCAAGAGCATTTTGGCCCCCCAATCAGGCGACCACTCAACTGGGAATGCCGCCGGCTGGCGGCCGTTCAATGGGCCCCATGGCGCCCACCGCCTCGGCGAGCTCGATCTCGCCTTCCTCTCGGCCTATGCGGCCGGAATGTACTTCGCCGGCCACGTCGGCGACCGGATCGATCTACGGGTGTTCCTGACAACTGGGATGATGGGCAGTGGCATTTTGACGATGGTTTTTGGGTTTGGGTATTGGTTAGAAGTTCATGATTTGGGTTTCTTTGTGTTGGTTCAGGTTGTGTGTGGATTATTTCAGTCAATTGGGTGGCCTTGTGTTGTGGCTGTGGTTGGGAATTGGTTTGGGAAGTCCAAGAGAGGGTTGATAATGGGGGTATGGAATTCGCACACTTCAGTGGGTAATATTATCGGTTCAGTGGTGGCATCTTCTGTGTTGGGTTTTGGGTGGGGTTGGTCCTTTGTGTTTCCTGGGATTTTCATTATATTGGTGGGGATTGTGGTTTATTTGTTTCTTGTTGTGAATCCTGAGGATGTTGGATTGGAGTTGCCGGGAAAGGAGATCGAGATGAATGTGGAGGGAGTGCCATTAGTTGATGCGGAGGAACTTGAGTCTGGTGAAGCAGGGCTGCATCAATCTCAGAATTCAGATTCTTTGGCTGCAATTGGGTTTTTGGAGGCGTGGAGATTGCCGAATGTGGCACCATTTGCATTCTGTCTGTTCTTCTCTAAGCTTGTGGCTTACACTTTCTTATACTGGTTGCCCTTCTACATAAGGCACACTG CTGTTGCAGGTGTGCATTTTTCACACAAAAATGCTGGCATCCTTTCCACAATATTTGATATTGGAGGGGTTAGCGGTGGTGTTCTCGCAGGGTATATTTCTGATATGATTGAAGCTCGTGGTGTTACTTCAGTTATATTCTTGTTGCTGTCCATTCCTGCCCTAGTTGCTTACCGCTCTTATGGAAGCATATCTATGTTTGCCAATATTGTGCTGATGTTTCTATCTGGGTTGCTTGTAAATGGGCCATATGCACTCATAACCACTGCAGTTGCAGCTGATCTTGGTACACAGAGCTTGATTAAGGGCAACTCCCGTGCTTTAGCTACTGTGACCGCAATTATAGATGGTACTGGGTCCATTGGGGCCGCTCTTGGCCCACTTTTAGCAGGTTATATTTCAACTAGAGGATGGAACAGCGTGTTTTTTATGCTTATTGTTTCTATCTCTTTTGCGGCTTTGCTCTTGATTAATGTTGTCAAAACTGAGATTAAAGGGAAGCTAAGTGAAGGAAAATTACTGGGGCTGGGCACAAGCATAGCAGCACAATGA
- the LOC127805813 gene encoding uncharacterized protein LOC127805813, producing MRPSLLLSILLFSILISNVQGIRFNKEFLSAWKNKLQESREAKAGSKGDIEIEEAIHHCKDEHCSSSPSGSNRKLMASAKSNPTSSTTISKNDKGKPKSTTDGLGGKDQESLPLNSSPDSKHRKAATEHYPDILDIAGMDYTPAKRKPPIHN from the exons ATGAGACCCTCTTTGTTACTCTCTATTCTGCTTTTCTCCATTCTCATCTCCAATGTCCAAG GTATACGCTTCAACAAAGAATTTCTATCTGCTTGGAAGAATAAACTCCAG GAGAGTAGAGAGGCTAAGGCGGGAAGCAAGGGAGATATTGAAATTGAAGAGGCTATTCATCACTGCAAAGATGAgcattgttcttcttctccatcag GAAGCAATAGAAAACTTATGGCCAGTGCCAAGTCTAATCCTACTTCTTCCACCACCATTTCAAAG AATGACAAGGGAAAACCAAAGAGTACTACCGATGGGCTTGGTGGGAAAGATCAAGAAAGCCTTCCCCTTAACTCGTCGCCGGATTCCAAGCACCGGAAGGCTGCCACCGAGCACTATCCGGACATCTTAGACATAGCTGGGATGGACTATACTCCGGCAAAGAGAAAACCTCCGATACACAACTGA
- the LOC127806985 gene encoding probable protein phosphatase 2C 27: protein MCVQDSEQVTAMENRELSDHSDHHKTCSLHSELQHSQMENVEKNTSCDLFGPNSLPLESICEDGAVVERRHIPLNNFIPALRSGEWSDIGGRSDMEDTHVCITDLAKNYGYTSGEEAISFYGVFDGHGGKGAAQFVRDHLPRVIVEDADFPLELEKVVRRSFMETDAAFAKSCFLESTQSSGTTALAAMIFGRSLLVANAGDCRAVLSRRGIALEMSKDHRPCCDNERMRIESLGGYIDDGYLNGQLGVTRALGDWHIKGLKETSGRGGPLIAEPELKLVTLTKEDEFLIIGSDGMWDVFRSQNAVDFARRKLQEHNDVKLCCKHIVEEAVKREATDNLTVVMVCFHLEPPPQVVVQRPRVKRSISAEGLQNLKFLLEG from the exons ATGTGTGTGCAAGATTCAGAGCAAGTTACGGCAATGGAAAATCGGGAGCTCTCTGACCACAGTGACCATCACAAAACCTGTTCTTTGCACTCTGAATTGCAGCATTCCCAGATGGAGAATGTGGAAAAAAACACTTCTTGTGACCTTTTTGGTCCCAATTCACTTCCT CTGGAAAGCATTTGTGAGGATGGAGCAGTTGTAGAAAGAAGACATATTCCGTTAAATAACTTCATCCCTGCTCTTAGGTCTGGAGAGTGGTCTGATATTGGAGGCCGTTCTGATATGGAGGATACTCATGTATGCATCACTGACCTAGCAAAGAATTATGGTTATACCTCCGGTGAGGAAGCAATCTCCTTCTATGGT GTGTTTGATGGACATGGGGGCAAGGGGGCAGCACAATTTGTCCGTGACCACTTACCCAGGGTCATTGTTGAGGATGCTGATTTCCCTTTAGAACTTGAGAAAGTGGTCAGAAGGTCATTCATGGAAACCGATGCTGCCTTTGCAAAGTCATGCTTTCTTGAGTCTACCCAATCTTCTGGCACAACTGCACTCGCTGCAATGATATTTGGGAG ATCTTTGCTTGTGGCAAATGCTGGAGATTGTCGGGCCGTACTGTCTCGACGAGGAATTGCCTTAGAGATGTCGAAAGATCACAGGCCTTGCTGTGATAATGAAAGGATGAGGATTGAGTCACTGGGGGGATATATTGATGATGGTTATTTGAATGGTCAGTTGGGTGTAACCCGTGCTCTTGGTGATTGGCATATTAAAGGACTGAAGGAAACTAGTGGAAGGGGTGGACCCTTGATTGCTGAACCAGAACTTAAGTTGGTGACACTAACAAAAGAAGATGAATTCTTGATAATTGGGAGTGATGGTATGTGGGATGTATTTCGAAGCCAAAATGCTGTGGACTTTGCCCGGAGGAAACTCCAGGAGCACAATGATGTGAAGCTCTGCTGCAAGCATATAGTAGAGGAAGCAGTAAAACGAGAAGCAACTGACAACCTGACAGTTGTGATGGTATGTTTCCACTTGGAACCGCCTCCCCAAGTCGTGGTGCAAAGGCCAAGAGTCAAAAGGAGCATTTCTGCAGAGGGGCTTCAAAATCTCAAGTTTTTGCTAGAAGGGTAG
- the LOC127805812 gene encoding 40S ribosomal protein S11, which yields MAEQTEKAFLKQPRVFLCSKKSGKGKRPGKGGNRYWKSIGLGFKTPREAIEGTYIDKKCPFTGDVSVRGRILAGTCHSAKMMRTIIVRRNYLHYVKKYQRYEKRHSNIPAHISPCFRVKEGDHVIIGQCRPLSKTVRFNVLKVIPAGSSGGGKKAFTAI from the exons ATGGCCGAGCAG ACTGAGAAGGCTTTTCTGAAGCAACCTAGAGTGTTTCTATG CTCGAAGAAATCTGGGAAAGGGAAGAGGCCTGGAAAAGGTGGAAACCGGTACTGGAAGAGCATTGGCCTTGGGTTCAAAACTCCCAGAGAAGCCATTGAAG GAACATATATTGATAAGAAATGCCCATTCACTGGCGATGTTTCTGTCCGAGGCCGCATCCTAGCTGGGACATGCCATAGTGCCAAGATGATGAGAACGATCATAGTCAGACGGAACTATCTTCATTACGTGAAGAAATACCAAAG GTATGAGAAGAGGCACTCAAATATTCCTGCACATATCTCCCCGTGCTTCCGAGTGAAGGAAGGAGATCATGTTATCATTGGCCAGTGCAG GCCTTTGTCAAAAACTGTGAGGTTCAATGTCTTGAAAGTGATTCCTGCTGGATCTTCTGGTGGAGGGAAAAAGGCGTTCACTGCCATATGA